A DNA window from Hordeum vulgare subsp. vulgare chromosome 1H, MorexV3_pseudomolecules_assembly, whole genome shotgun sequence contains the following coding sequences:
- the LOC123401820 gene encoding uncharacterized protein LOC123401820, which translates to MKGTHHGVQRRLLNVNPRAFYSACGCHSLNLTLCDMVKTCDKAKDFFGIIQRIYTIFANSTKKWHILKENITGLTLKSVSATRWESRIDSVKAIRLQCADIREALLQVSETDTDIKTSSEAKGLANNELGEYEFIVAIVIWYEVLYAVNLVSKHLQAKDMLIDVAIEKVQGPITFFKGYRETGFLEALETAKGIALEMDIGTTFRKRREIKRKRHFDENPDDTNIATQSAEESFRVNYFVRIVDQAISSLTSRFEQYQGYQKIFGFLFTSETLQSLDKKSLKASCDNLKVALTKDGKSHIDANELGTELFKIEAIEVLYAYYHDTKRLTDLTIIALESEVLEKIDYEDIIEDFISKNTKRMMLFK; encoded by the exons ATGAAAGGAACACATCATGGAGTCCAAAGGAGACTTTTGAATGTAAATCCTAGAGCTTTCTATTCTGCTTGTGGTTGTCATAGCCTTAATCTGACACTTTGTGATATGGTTAAGACTTGTGATAAAGCTAAAGACTTTTTCGGAATTATTCAACGCATATATACTATTTTTGCTAATTCTACTAAGAAGTGGCATATTCTGAAGGAGAACATCACCGGATTAACTCTCAAGTCAGTGTCAGCAACACGTTGGGAGAGTCGTATTGACAGTGTTAAAGCTATTCGACTTCAATGTGCAGACATTCGGGAGGCCCTACTTCAG GTATCTGAGACAGATACTGACATAAAAACGAGCAGTGAGGCTAAAGGTTTGGCAAATAATGAACTTGGAGAGTACGAATTTATAGTGGCAATAGTCATTTGGTATGAGGTATTATATGCTGTTAATTTAGTAAGCAAACATTTGCAAGCAAAGGATATGCTTATTGATGTTGCTATTGAGAAAGTGCAAGGACCGATTACTTTCTTCAAGGGGTATCGGGAAACTGGTTTTTTAGAAGCATTAGAGACGGCCAAAGGAATTGCACTTGAGATGGATATTGGTACAACATTTCGTAAAAGACGGGAAATTAAAAGAAAGAGACATTTTGATGAGAACCCAGATGACACAAACATTGCCACACAGTCTGCAGAGGAATCATTCAGAGTAAACTATTTTGTACGTATTGTTGATCAAGCAATTAGCTCACTCACAAGCAGATTTGAACAATACCAGGGTTATCAGAAAATATTTGGTTTCTTATTTACCTCCGAAACATTGCAGTCCTTGGATaagaagagcttgaaagcttcttGTGATAATCTGAAGGTTGCTCTTACAAAGGATGGAAAATCCCACATTGATGCCAATGAACT CGGAACGGAGCTTTTCAAAATTGAAGCTATTGAAGTCTTATATGCATACTACCATGACACAAAAAGACTTACTGATTTGACCATAATAGCACTTGAGAGTGAAGTATTGGAGAAGATTGATTATGAGGATATTATTGAAGATTTTATTTCAAAGAACACCAAAAGAATGATGTTATTTAAGTAA